From a single Brassica napus cultivar Da-Ae chromosome C9, Da-Ae, whole genome shotgun sequence genomic region:
- the LOC106404405 gene encoding uncharacterized protein At4g02000-like yields MWSLIPFLTDHWKCATRPIGSDLGEGKFQFQFSSKEDMQMVLDNRPYHFAHWMIILEQWEATTSPSFPSKIPFWIQVLGVPVHLWNEAILKLIGEDIGWFICGEITATKARLRAHINGLLPLMKAYTLEFSDRNEVVATLLYEKLEKHCTLCQMLDHEESTCPQKPSQTPLHAAPRHSLPPPPTRGSTPTSSSISGRRDVRAHFSKYPKPLITPGKHLTLETVPTTAVATGEHLKGTLQLSRATTPNTLEKHPTTMLSADPPPLNG; encoded by the coding sequence ATGTGGTCTCTAATCCCCTTCCTCACAGACCATTGGAAGTGTGCCACAAGACCTATAGGCTCAGATCTTGGAGAAGGAAAGTTCCAGTTTCAGTTCAGCTCAAAGGAGGACATGCAGATGGTACTGGACAACAGACCATATCACTTTGCACACTGGATGATAATTCTCGAACAATGGGAAGCCACAACGTCTCCCTCCTTCCCTTCAAAAATACCCTTCTGGATCCAAGTTCTAGGGGTCCCAGTTCACCTCTGGAATGAAGCTATCCTGAAACTTATTGGAGAGGACATAGGCTGGTTCATCTGTGGAGAAATCACAGCGACAAAAGCCCGGCTAAGAGCTCATATAAACGGTCTCCTTCCCCTTATGAAAGCCTACACCCTAGAGTTCTCAGATAGAAATGAGGTCGTAGCTACCCTCCTCTACGAAAAACTGGAGAAACACTGCACATTATGTCAGATGCTCGATCACGAGGAAAGTACTTGCCCACAAAAACCATCTCAAACTCCCCTCCATGCAGCTCCTAGGCATTCTCTCCCTCCTCCTCCCACTAGAGGTTCAACACCCACATCAAGCTCCATTAGTGGAAGGAGAGACGTGAGAGCACACTTCTCAAAATACCCAAAACCCCTGATCACCCCAGGAAAGCACCTGACTCTAGAGACCGTCCCTACCACTGCAGTAGCGACAGGAGAGCATTTGAAAGGAACTCTTCAACTTTCTCGGGCAACCACTCCAAATACCCTAGAGAAGCATCCCACCACTATGCTATCAGCAGATCCTCCACCCCTCAATGGATAG